From Spirochaetota bacterium, a single genomic window includes:
- a CDS encoding DUF4410 domain-containing protein — MKRGILVLFVPIMAFAVIGCSTGGQPVVWNKSSEVDFSKPVNVKLVYDASIPKEEMEFMQKDIEGKLGGIFNITGETANSYTLTVKVTKYDEGSACARFMLIGLGQMYLDGEVELSNGNPPVIVRQGEFKKNYCVGGFVGGTAKMRNEMTAKVGQAIAEALKIKK; from the coding sequence ATGAAACGTGGAATACTTGTGCTTTTCGTGCCGATTATGGCTTTTGCTGTTATCGGATGCTCAACCGGCGGCCAGCCCGTCGTGTGGAATAAATCCAGCGAAGTCGATTTTTCAAAGCCGGTTAATGTGAAATTGGTCTATGATGCAAGCATACCAAAAGAAGAAATGGAGTTCATGCAAAAGGACATCGAGGGAAAGCTGGGGGGGATTTTTAACATCACCGGCGAAACCGCGAATTCCTATACATTAACGGTGAAAGTAACAAAATATGATGAAGGCAGCGCCTGCGCCCGTTTCATGCTGATCGGCTTGGGACAAATGTATCTGGATGGCGAGGTGGAACTGTCCAATGGCAATCCGCCCGTGATTGTCCGTCAAGGCGAGTTTAAGAAGAATTACTGCGTCGGCGGATTTGTGGGCGGAACCGCGAAAATGAGGAATGAGATGACCGCAAAAGTCGGACAGGCCATCGCAGAGGCATTAAAAATTAAAAAATAG